The following is a genomic window from Methanolinea sp..
CGCGCGGAATCTCCCGCGATCCCGCAACATTCCGCGGCGGATTCCCGCGGGTACCGGCGTGGTTCAAAAAAAACCAAAAAGGTGGTGAAAGGAACCCGGTTACTGGTCCTGTTTTTCCGCGCACTCCGCGTCCTCGAGCGCGGCGTAAACCTGGCGAAAGATCTCGCGCGTCTCGAGGCCTTCCTCACGCGACAATTTCTGGATTGCAAACCCCACGTGCACGAGGACGAAGTCTCCCACCTTTGCGTCCACGAGGTCGAGGCGGATCTCCTGCTTGAGATCCCCGTAGTCAACCACCCCGATATTCCCGTCGCGGATCTCGATTACCTCAGCAGGAACTGCGATGCACATGAGCAGTGACCCTCCCGGTACATTGTCTCCGATTCATGATAAATGGTGGCCATCCTGAGAATTCTCCGCACCACCGGGATTCCGCATCCCGAAAGGAAGGTTACGGGAATATGCGGGGGATATCCCACGGGTTGCACGCGGAGCAACAGGCTGCACGGGAGAAAGTGGAGGGAATGGCGACCAAGAGCGCCGGGGAAGAGATTTGAACTCTTGAGGTGCCGAGCACCAGTGGCTTTCAAGGCCACCGCCTTTCCGGACTAGACTACCCCGGCATACGTACCATTATTGGGTTCTGTCGTGTAAAAAAACCTGGCCCCAATCCCGCGTGCAAAAAAGGATGCGTTCACGCGTCCCGGGTGCAGCTGCAGAGGAGGGGGGACTTCGCGGGATTCTCGGTAGTCACTCCAAAAATAGGTATTACCGGGTCACTTTCCGCAGGGGGAACAGGAGAAGAGCAGTGAGCAGGGCGGCGAGGGGGAACGGGGACTTCTGCGTGGGTGTCTTCGTGGGTGCAAAGACCGGGGGGATTTCCCTTGCCACGCCGATCTTCTCTGCGCCCTCGACGAAGACCGTCACTTCGCCCCTGTCTGAGAGGAGGTACGGGTAAACCTTCAGGTACACGACGTTCCCCGGCGACTCCACCGTCACTTCCTCCGGTTCGAGCTGCCCCCGCGAATTGACCTTCTGCACGGCTCCACCCTCCCCCGCGTACTCGACGACCCAGTCTATGCCCGGGGAGGTCGCGACCTTCACCCTCCCTTTTATGCCCGTGACGGTGAAGTACGCGGGATTCTCCCCGCTTGCTGCCGCGGTCGCGGAGAGGGGGAGCTCGGTGGGGGCGGGGGTTGCCGGCGTTGCGGGAGCCTCTGCCTTCCTCGTCACATTGAACGTGTATGTCCCTATGTAGCCCTTGTTGTCCGTGAAGCTCACCTCGTACGTGCCCGGCTCGCGGACCTGCACGCTCTGCGAGAAGGACCCGTCAGACGACGTGGGGATGTACAGGGGGCCGAAGACGACTTCGTTCCCGGGTCCTATGACCTCCATCTGCACGCCCGTCCCACGGTTCTTCTGGATCGTTCCCGCGATCACGAGCGGTCCGTCCAGCTCCTGCGTGCGCGGTGACCGGATCGTCACCTCGTCCGACCTGTCGATGACCTGCACGACGCGGAGCGTGACGGAACCCCCGAGGAACGCGTATCCCTGGATGCTCGGAACCTCCACCTTGTACTGGCCCTTCCGAAGGTCTTTCGTGTCGAATACCACGGAAAATTCCTTGTCGGACTGGATCGTGACCGTCTTCCTCTCGATCTCCTCGGTCGTGTACTCCGAGCGGGAGAGGACGATGTCGACGGATATACCCGCGGGAATATTCGATGTCCCGTTCACGACGAGTGGCTTTCCTTTCTGGACGGTCGGGGGTGCGTAGATGCTCAATTCGTACGCCGATGCGACGCCGGCAATGACCATCAGGAATATGCACGCGAACGCGAGGGGACGGGAGACCGTGACCATCTTCACACCGCTCACTCTCGGGTTTTCCCCCTCCACCCGGGTTTACCCAGGGCTTCGACCCTTCTTCCCCCTGAAACGGGGAAACGGGCAGGAAGGTATCCTTCCATTATTCGCGGGGTGGATAGAATAGCCTTCTGGTTCCCGGCACTAATCCCCCCCATGTCACCAGGGAGCACGAGGGGAACGTTCAAGGGGATCGGTCGCCTTAGTTATGAGTCGCGTGACAGTACAGGTTTACGCGGGCAGGCCCTACGCGGCGTGGATATCGCAGGAGAATATCGGGGGGCGTATCCTCCCCACGCTCACCGTCATCCTGAAGACAGGTGGGTGCAGGTGGAACCGGTGCCGGATGTGCAGCTACCGGCACGTGAGACTCTGCAATACCGGGGAGAGGGAACTCGTCGATGCACTCGTGGCACAGGCGCGGTGGGTCGAGGGCACTTACAGGCTGGACGGTATCGAGTGCGTGAAGGTCTACACGTCGGGGAGTTTCTTCGATCCGCGGGAGGTCCCCCCCGCCGCGAGGGATGCGATCGGGCGCATGTTCAGGGGGAAGATCGTCATCGCCGAGACCCGCCCGGAATTCGTGGAGGAGGAGAGCGTCGCCTCGTTCATGGAGACCATCGATGACGGGCGCCATGACACGCCGCTCTACGTCGCGATGGGCCTCGAGACTTCCGACGACTTCGTGAGGGAGAAGTGCATCGACAAGGGGTTCACGTGGGAGGATTTCATCTCTGCCGCCGGCAGGGCGCGGTCCGCGGGGGCGGGCGTGAAGGCATACCTCCTCGGCAAGCCCCCCTTCCTCACCGAAAAAGAGGCAATGGAGGATAACCTCGCCTCCGAGAAGGCCCTCCGGGGCATCGCGGACATGGTCTCGCTCAACCCGTGTTCCGTCCAGAACGGGACCGAGCTCGAGAGGTACTGGCGGCGCGGGGAGTACCGGCCCGCGTACCTCTGGACCGTCCTCTCCGTTCTCTCGAGGGCTGGGGGCCATGTGCTGTGCGACCCGCTCCACGGGGGGAGGGAGAGGGGGGCGCACAACTGCGGGAGGTGCGATCCCACGATCCTCCGCGGGATAAGGGACTACTCGCTCTCGGGGGACAAGGACCTCTTGGGGGATCTCCTCCGCATGGAATGCCCCTGCAGGCAGGAGTGGGAGTTCGTCCTTTCGCGGGAAAGGCCCTACTGCATGCCGCTCACCCGGTGAGTGCCTGTCCCTGCGCCTCCAGCTGTTTCTCGAGGAGGGGGAAGAAAGTCCCCGCATCGCTGACGACGCCGATAGCCTGCATGGTCCCGCGGTCCATCAGCTTCGTCACCGACGAGGGATTGATGTCGACGCAGATCGTCTTCACGTACGACGGGAGGAAATTGCCGACAGCGACCGAGTGGAGGAGCGTTGCCACCATGAGGACCATGTCGCAGTCCCTGACGAGCTCGCGCATGCGGTCCTGGGCGACCATCACGTCCGTGATGACATCCGGGAGGGGCCCGTCGTCCCGGATGGATCCCGCGAGCACGAACGGCACGCCCCGCCGCACGCACTCGTACATGATACCCCCCGTGACAATCCCCTTCTCCACGGCTGCCGCGATGGATCCCGCGCGGATCACTTCAGATATCGCGTAGAGGTGGTTCTTGTGGCCACCCGTGACGGGCTTGCCCGTCGCGAGGTCCATCCCAAGCGACGTCCCGAAGAGGTTGTACTCGATATCGTGTGTCGCGAGTGCATTTCCCGCGAGGAGGACGTCGATGTAACCGTTGCGGATGATCCGGGCAACGGAGCCTGCAGCACCCGTGTGGATGATCGCCGGTCCGGCGACGAGTGCGATCTTGCCCCCCTTCTTCCTCACCCCGATGATCTCCTGCGCGATCCGCGCGATGATCGTCTCGCTCGGCCTCTCGGGGGAGACAGTCCCGTGCATGAACTCGAACGTGGAGACGTTGCGGGGTCTCTCCGGCGGATTCACCCTCACGCCGTCCTCGCCGACGACGACGAGGTCTCCCTTCCTCAGCTTGGAGATGGGGGTGCAGAGCGCCGCTTTCCTTTCAGGATCGACCACGATGAGGCAATCCATCTCGATGTGCTGGACAGGGATCCATTCCCCCCCGTATTTCACGAACGTGGGGTGGTTCGTCGTCGAGTAGAATCCCTTCGGGACCACACGGTCCCCCTCGGCCGGCACGGTCGTCACGTCGCGGATCTCCCGGAGGCGGGCACCGTACCTGTGGATCTCGGAGAGTATCGCGTTCAGCTGTTGTTCGGTATCGGCGTTCACCTTCAGGTGGGCATAACTCGGGTCCGTCTTCCTCTTGCCCACGTCGAAAACGATGATCTCGAAGTTGCCACCCATGTCCATGATGGTGTCAAAGACGCGGGTCATGATCCCCGAATCGATGATGTGGCCCTCGAGCTCCACTTCCCGCGATACCTGCATACGACTGTACAATGGTCAGGATTGCATTATATGATTTTCCTGGTAAATGGGCTCGAAAAGCAAGACAAATCCGGAAAAAAAGGGTAGCGGAGGCGACGGGTGGGTCTACGGTCCCGGGAACGACGTCGGGACGAACCGGTTGGCCCTCTCGAGTGCATCCCGCGTGTTGACGTGGCAGGCGAGTCGCGGATCCCGGAAGAGAACGCGCAGTTCATCCTGGGGCACGGAGATCGCGTCACCCCGCAGGATATTCACTCCCGCCGGGCAGGCCTCGACACCGGAGACGACCTCCACGCAGGGCGCGTGGAAACGGTATTCATCCGCGAGGTCTTTTGGAACCCACGCGGAGAGTGCATCCTTTCCGCACCCCGCGTAGATTCCCGCGAGGTCGGCGACGATGTCGGCCGAGATGAAAGGGAGGTCTGTCACGCACGTGAACACCGGCGACGATATCTCCATCGCGGTGACCGCTTCGACGAGGTCTTCCACGTATCCTTTTCCCGCAGCCGTGTAGTGCGGGATGCCGTTTGCCCTGCACCAGTTGTGCGTGTACGGTGTCCGGGGGGAGAGGACCGCGACCACCTCGCACCCCGCGCGGAGGAACGCGTCGGTGACCCTCCGGATCATGGGAATTCCGCCGACGGAAACGAGCGGCTTTTCCCCCAGGCCAAGGCGGCTCCCCTCGCCGCCGGCGAGAATCAGCGCATACATGCGGGGAGTTCCTCCACGAGTCGTTCGTTCTCCTCGCGCGTCCGGACCGCGATCCTGATCGCTTCGGGCAACCCGAAAGAATGGCAATCCCTCACGAGGATTCCCCTCCGGAGAAGGTCGGCGCAGAGGTCCGCGACATCCCTGCCCGTGTGGACGAGGAGGAAGTTTGCCCTCGATGGCTCGATGGATACCGGGAGGTCTCTCAAGGCCGAACTGAGGAAATCCCTCTCCCTCGCGATCTTCGCCCTCGATGCTGCGAGTTCCCCGAGACGGGCGAACGCCTCGATTGCTACTTTCTCCGCGACTGCACTCACGTTCCACGGCGGCCGGAATTCCTCGAGGCGCGCGACGATGTCCGCGTGCCCTATCCCGTACCCGAACCTGACGCCGGGCACGGAAAAGCTCTTTGTGAGGGAACGCAGGACGAAGAGATTCGGGTGGATGGTCCCCGCGACGCTCTGGGATGGGTCGTCGGAGATCTCCATGAAGGCCTCGTCGACGAAGAGTAACGTGCCCGTCTCCTCGCATTCCCCGAGGAGGGAGAGGACTTCCTCGCGGGCGAAGAGGTGACCCGTCGGGTTATTGGGATTGCAGAGGAACCTGACTTTCACGTCCCTGCCGTTTCCGGGGACTGCACCGGCAAGGCGGGACGAGAACTCGTACTCCCCGAACGTGGGCGAGTGGATCGCGACCCTGTCTCCCGGCGAGAGGAACGCGTGGCAGAAAAGCCGGATGATCTCGACGGAGCCGTTCCCGAGCGCGATCTCCCCGGGCGCCACGTGGAATTCTCTTGCGATCGTCTCCCTGAGGACGGAGTAGCTGTCGTCCGGGTAATGTGCGAGATCCTCGGGTGTGACGGAGACAGAAACCTGCGGCGGGTAAGGATTGATGCACGCGGAGAAGTCGAGGACAGGCCTCCCCGTCTCCCTGACCACCCTGACCACGTCGCCGCCGTGGACTGCCCTCTTTGCTCCCATTCCTCTCATCTGAAAACCCGGAAAGGAGATAATGAGAGTTGGTGCAGGATTCACATAAATAAGATGCCACGGTGCACGCGGGCACGGGGCCGGAAAATCAGATAAAAAAATTTATATATTATTTGATACAAGTAGGATTCATCTGCATAGTCAGACATAAGAATGCTAAATGACAGACAAATGTCTGACAAATGTCAGACAATTGTCATACTAGGTGAAATCAATGAAACGGATCACCCTCAGGTTGCCGGACCAGCAGATCGAGATGCTCGAGAAGATGGTGGCGATTGGGGAGTTTCCCACCGTCTCCGAGGCAGTGCGGGCTGCGGTACGCCAGCTGATCGAACAGCGAGGCGGGCGTGTGCTCCAGGAGAGTGACCAGGTTTCACTCAAGGTTTAAGGAGGGTCAAAAATGCAGAGTATCATCAACGAAGCCCTGAAAAATGCTGAAATCGAAAAGGAAATGGCAAAATCCTCGAATTCAGCGGACGACGATTTCATAGGGCAACCCCGGATCGTGATCATCGGCTGCGGTGGCGCCGGGAACAACACCATCAACAGGCTGCACCACATGGGTGTTTCGGGCGCTGAAACGATTGCAATCAACACCGACAAGCAACACCTCGACATGATCCAGGCCGACAAGCGGGTCCTCATCGGGAAATCGCTGACGAAGGGACTCGGCGCGGGAGGCTACCCCGAGATCGGGAAGAGAGCCGCCGAGATGGCAAGGCCCACGCTCGAGGCCCTCCTCGAGAATGCCGACCTCTGCTTCATCACCGCGGGGATGGGGGGCGGGACGGGGACCGGTTCCGCGCCGGTTGTCGCCCAGATCGCGAAGGAACAGGGTGCGATCGTGGTGGGAATGGTCAGCTACCCGTTCCAGGTCGAGAAAGCACGTCTCATCCGCGCCGAGGAGGGTCTCGAGGCGCTCGCGGCTGCCGCCGACTCGGTCATCGTCCTCGACAACAACAGGCTCAAAAATTTTGTGCCAAACCTCCCTCTCGGGCAGGCGTTCTCGGTGATGGACCAGCTCATCGGCGAGACGGTGAAGGGGATCAGCGAGACGATCACCCAGCCGTCGTTGATCAACATTGATTACGCCGATGTCAGGGCAATCATGAGCAAGGGAGGTGTCGCGGTGATGCTGGTCGGGGAGAGCAAGCAGCAGAACAAGGCAGAGAGCGTTGTCCGCGAGTGCCTGAGCAATCCCATGCTCGACATCGACTACCGCGGCGCCACGGGCAGCCTGATCCACATCACGGGCGGCGGGGATCTCACGCTCCAGGATGCCGAGGAGATCGCCACGTCCCTCACCTACGAGCTCGATCCCCACGCGGACGTCATATGGGGTGCCCGCGTGAGGAACGACATGGAAGGCAAGGTGAGGGTACTGGCCATCATGACGGGTGTCCAGACGGGAAAGATCATGGGGAGCAGGGTCTCCTACAAGACAATCCTTGAGGACCTCGAGCAGAAGAAGGGGAACCCCAAGGCACCCCAGCTCCCGAAGAACAGGAAGGCACGCGACCAGGCGGCAGGAGGTACATTGCTCGAGTGGGTAGGATAGCGGTCTAGGATAGCCACAAGCCACCTTGATTCACACAACTGCATGGGAATCTCACGGGGGTTGCCCGCGCCACCTGGCAACCCCCCGATATTTTCTTGAAATTCGAAATTTTGTCGGGTTACGGCCTCTCCACTTTCCTTCGAAACCATTAATAGGGTCCATATCATCTAAATAATGGACAAATCATCCATATCCGGGATGACCAGGAGAAGGGCAGGAAAGGACTTCCTTTTCGCGTACCCTTCTGGAATCGGGAGTTGAACATGATGGTGAGCCGTGTGAACAAGGGCAGTGCCTGTTGGCCCTGCGCTTTTCTCGGGGGATTCTTCGATTCCGGGATGAGTTCCCATCCCACCCAGATACACCGGACTTGGGCAAGATCTCTGCATCCGCGCCACATCGATCTGTCCTCTCTTCCCGATCGTCACCCGGATCGTGGGCGAATGCGTGCCGATTGCATGACCGAGGATGGAGCAGTATGTTGAACGAACTGATCGAGAAGAGGAAGAAGATACTTGCCGAGTCTGAACAGCACAAGAACAGGAGGAACGAGCTGAACGCGCTTGCCAGCAAGTGGGCGAGGGAGCGGAATGCGCTGAATAACCAGACGAGGGAGTACGTCGAGGAAGCCCAGAAAAACAAGGAACTGCGGGACAAGTACAACGCCGAGGTTCAGGCTCTCAAGGAGGAGAGGAACCGCATAAACGAGGAGGCCAATGCACTCTTCGAGGAGATAGAGGCCTACAAGAAAGAACACGGCGGCATCAGGAACAGGGGGCTGAAGGAACTTCAACGGCAGATAGAGCACCTCGAGTTCCGGCAACAGACGGAGGTCTTCTCGGTCGACAAGGAGAGGGAGCTGATCGAGAAGATCAAGCAGATGAAGGAGGCCATGAGGGAGCAGGAGGCCGAGCTCGAGCAGAACAAGGAGATCAAGGCAAAGATAGCCCGCGCGAGGGAACTGCGCAAGAAGGCCTCCGAGCTCCACGCCAAGGTCACCGAGATGGCAGAACTCGCGCAGAAGCACCACGACCTCATGGTCGAGTTCTACAGGAAGGCCGACAAGTCGAGGGAAGAGGCCGATGCCGCCCACAAGAACTTCGTCGAGGCGCAGGAAGCTGCAGACGCGGAACACAAGCACTTCATCGCCTGCCAGAAGGAACTTCGTGACTACGACAAGGTGATCTCGGGACTGCGCAAGAAATCGAAGAAGGCAAAGGTGACGAAGGAACAGAAGGCCGTGAGGAAGGAGGCAGAGCACCTCTTCAAGATGTTCCGCGCCGGCGAGAAGCTCACGACGGACGACATCCTCCTCCTGCAGCGTTCAAAACTCATCTGATCCTTTTTTTCGCGGAAAAGGCAACCATTTAATAGATTTAGCCGCACCTTCTATAGTGATGCAGGAAGGGCGTACACTCATCCTTTCCGTTGACCGCGACGACGACATCGGTTTCAAGGCACACGTCGCGAGCCCCGTGGTGGGGCGCGAGGCGTGCCTCCAGGCTGCAAACGCCCTCGCACTCGCGGATCCCGAGGACTCCGATATCAACGCGATATTCCAGGCCATCTCACTCTACGACGAGCTGAAGAACAAGGGGGAAGACGTCGAGGTGGCAATCGTTGCCGGGAACCACATGCACATGATCGAGGGTGACCGCCGGATCGCCGCGTCGCTCGAGAGCGTCATCGCTGCAACCGGGGTCACCAACTGCATCGTCGTCACGGACGGGGCAGAGGACGAGTTCGTGCTCCCCATCGTCCAGTCAAGGCTCCCGGTCTCCAGCGTGAGGAGGGTGATCGTCAGTCAGATCCCGAATCTCGAGGGGACCTACTACATCGTCAAGAAACTCCTGAACGACCCGAAGATCGCCCGGCTGGTTCTCGTCCCGCTCGGCCTCGCGATGCTCCTCTGGGCGGTCGCCTATATCCTCGACAGACCGCAGATAGCGACCATCATCGTGGTGGGGGCGATCGGGATCTACCTCCTCTACCGGGGTCTTGGCATAGACGAGGTGTTCTCGGGGTTCATGACGGCGGTCAGGACGTCGCTCACGAGGGGGAAGGTCTCCTTCACCACGTACGTCGCGGGGATACTCCTGATCGTCGTCGGCATCATCATGGGCCTCATGAGCCTCCTCGTGTACTACGCGGAGGTCGGGATCCTCCTCTACCTCCTCATATTCATGTACGGGGCGGTTCTTTGGTTTGCGCTCGCGGGGATCGTCTCTTCCATAGGGATCATCATCGACAACTTCTTCTACGACCGAAACAGCCTCGCGAAAGTCATCGTCTTCCCGTTCTTCATCGGCGCGGTGGGCCTGATCGCCTACGGGGGGTGCATCTACGCGATCTCGATGAACAACATCCCCGATTTCCCGTACGACCCGGGGACCGCGCTCGAGTACATATTCTACGGGACGCTGGGGGGACTCCTCTGCGCGTTCCTCGGGATAGGGATACAGCACTACCTCTCGAAGTACCTCTCCGCGGCGCAGAAACCCGGGGCATCGTGAAAAATGGGGCGAGGGACGTCAACAGGTCCCCCTTCCTTTGGAGGCACCATCTTCAGGCAGGACTGTCGAAATACCCTATGCCGTTGGGGATCTCCCTTGCCTGCTCGTATGTCCGCGTGACCTGGGGGGTCGTCACCCGTACCGACGGGATCACGATGTGGAACTTGTGGGCCGGGAACCAGTAGACCCCCCTCCCGTAATTGTACGAGACGTCCCTCATGACGAGCCTTGCCTCGTCGAGCCCTATGCGGACGAACTCCGCGTCCTCGTAGTTGAGTATCCGGAGGAGCCGGTTCCGGAGGTCGTGTTTGCCAAGGAGGAGGACTATCAGCCTCGTTGGTTCGTCGAGGGTGTAGCGGACATCGATGGTGGCCTGGCCCTTGTCGAGGGTGATCTCCACGTCCCGGACGGTGATGTACCCGTATTTTTCCCCGCTCCCCGCGGCCGCGGGTACCGTGAGGAGGAGGAGGAGAACGCCCAAAGTTACGGTGACAGCCAACCCTCTCATGGCCCTCGCCTGTACCTGGTGTTGCCCCGCGATACCATTTCCGACCGGCCCTGGGCTGGACGAGCCCCGGTTACCCGCCGTGGAGAGAAGCGGGTTCCACAGTGACAACTTCTCCCGCGCACCCGGACTCCCTCCCACGCTCCCCGCTCGCGACCGGCCATTTCGCACGAGGGAACCCCCCGCCGTCGCTCCTTCCCGTAACCACGCCCGCGGCAGGGGGTGCGCTCACTTGTTCGCAGCGAGGACGATCTCGATGCTGGAGACGTTCGTCTTCCCGCTGTCGGTGTCGATCACTTCGGTGGAGGTCGTGATCTGTTTCTTGGCCACGCCCTCGAGGAACCTGTTCAGCGCGATCTCCGCGGTGTCCACGGCCCTCGATATGGCTTTCCCACGGGCTTTTATTGAGACTTCCTGCGCTCCGTTATTGAACTGAGTCACCACGGCCAGAACGTAGTTCATGACCGGCTTGTTCCCCACGAACACTGTGTTGTCCTTCGTCATCCAATCCACCCGATTCAGGTTCAGAGGTATTTCTCCTTGCAGATCAGTTCCGCATTGAGAACTGATGCTCCCGCTGCTCCACGGATAGTGTTGTGGCCCAACGCCACGTACCGGATACCCTCCCTGACCCTCCCGACGGTCACGGTCATCCCGTTCCCGCGGTTCCGGTCGAGCCTCGGCTGGGGTCGGTCCTGCTCGCCGAGGAGCAGGACGGGTTTTTCCGGCAACATGGGGAGTCCACTCACCGGTGGCGAAAACTCCATGAACGCCTTCTTGACCCTTTCGGGAGTCTCCCCGATGTCGACCCACACTGCCATCGTGTGCCCGTCCAGCACGGGTACCCTGTGGCAGCTCGCGCTGACCCTGAAGGGTGCGGGCCGCACCGACGTGCCGTCCAGTGACCCCATAATCTTGAGAGACTCTGTCTCCATCTTCTGCTCTTCGGCGCCGATGAACGGGATCACGTTGTCGTATATCCCCATCGCGGGGACACCCTGGAACCCCGCACCCGATATCGCCTGCATCGTGGCCACCCTCACGTCGGTCCACCCGAACTTGCGGAGCGGCGCGAGGGAGAGGCACATGATGATCGTCGAGCAGTTGGGATTCGTCACGATGAACCCATCGCGCCCTGCATCCCTCTGGGCATCTATCAGCGCGAGGTGGTCGGGGTTCACCTCGGGGATGACCAGGGGGACGAGGGGGTCCATCCTGTGGGAACTCGCGTTGCTGCACACCGCGAGACCGGCCTGCGCGCAGGCTGTCTCGACCGGCCCGGCGACCTCCGCGGGGAGCGCGGAGAAGACGAGATCCACG
Proteins encoded in this region:
- a CDS encoding HypC/HybG/HupF family hydrogenase formation chaperone, coding for MCIAVPAEVIEIRDGNIGVVDYGDLKQEIRLDLVDAKVGDFVLVHVGFAIQKLSREEGLETREIFRQVYAALEDAECAEKQDQ
- a CDS encoding archaeosine biosynthesis radical SAM protein RaSEA, translated to MSRVTVQVYAGRPYAAWISQENIGGRILPTLTVILKTGGCRWNRCRMCSYRHVRLCNTGERELVDALVAQARWVEGTYRLDGIECVKVYTSGSFFDPREVPPAARDAIGRMFRGKIVIAETRPEFVEEESVASFMETIDDGRHDTPLYVAMGLETSDDFVREKCIDKGFTWEDFISAAGRARSAGAGVKAYLLGKPPFLTEKEAMEDNLASEKALRGIADMVSLNPCSVQNGTELERYWRRGEYRPAYLWTVLSVLSRAGGHVLCDPLHGGRERGAHNCGRCDPTILRGIRDYSLSGDKDLLGDLLRMECPCRQEWEFVLSRERPYCMPLTR
- a CDS encoding TIGR00300 family protein, translated to MQVSREVELEGHIIDSGIMTRVFDTIMDMGGNFEIIVFDVGKRKTDPSYAHLKVNADTEQQLNAILSEIHRYGARLREIRDVTTVPAEGDRVVPKGFYSTTNHPTFVKYGGEWIPVQHIEMDCLIVVDPERKAALCTPISKLRKGDLVVVGEDGVRVNPPERPRNVSTFEFMHGTVSPERPSETIIARIAQEIIGVRKKGGKIALVAGPAIIHTGAAGSVARIIRNGYIDVLLAGNALATHDIEYNLFGTSLGMDLATGKPVTGGHKNHLYAISEVIRAGSIAAAVEKGIVTGGIMYECVRRGVPFVLAGSIRDDGPLPDVITDVMVAQDRMRELVRDCDMVLMVATLLHSVAVGNFLPSYVKTICVDINPSSVTKLMDRGTMQAIGVVSDAGTFFPLLEKQLEAQGQALTG
- a CDS encoding NTP transferase domain-containing protein — its product is MYALILAGGEGSRLGLGEKPLVSVGGIPMIRRVTDAFLRAGCEVVAVLSPRTPYTHNWCRANGIPHYTAAGKGYVEDLVEAVTAMEISSPVFTCVTDLPFISADIVADLAGIYAGCGKDALSAWVPKDLADEYRFHAPCVEVVSGVEACPAGVNILRGDAISVPQDELRVLFRDPRLACHVNTRDALERANRFVPTSFPGP
- a CDS encoding histidinol-phosphate transaminase, which codes for MRGMGAKRAVHGGDVVRVVRETGRPVLDFSACINPYPPQVSVSVTPEDLAHYPDDSYSVLRETIAREFHVAPGEIALGNGSVEIIRLFCHAFLSPGDRVAIHSPTFGEYEFSSRLAGAVPGNGRDVKVRFLCNPNNPTGHLFAREEVLSLLGECEETGTLLFVDEAFMEISDDPSQSVAGTIHPNLFVLRSLTKSFSVPGVRFGYGIGHADIVARLEEFRPPWNVSAVAEKVAIEAFARLGELAASRAKIARERDFLSSALRDLPVSIEPSRANFLLVHTGRDVADLCADLLRRGILVRDCHSFGLPEAIRIAVRTREENERLVEELPACMR
- a CDS encoding ribbon-helix-helix protein, CopG family — translated: MKRITLRLPDQQIEMLEKMVAIGEFPTVSEAVRAAVRQLIEQRGGRVLQESDQVSLKV
- the ftsZ gene encoding cell division protein FtsZ, with the translated sequence MQSIINEALKNAEIEKEMAKSSNSADDDFIGQPRIVIIGCGGAGNNTINRLHHMGVSGAETIAINTDKQHLDMIQADKRVLIGKSLTKGLGAGGYPEIGKRAAEMARPTLEALLENADLCFITAGMGGGTGTGSAPVVAQIAKEQGAIVVGMVSYPFQVEKARLIRAEEGLEALAAAADSVIVLDNNRLKNFVPNLPLGQAFSVMDQLIGETVKGISETITQPSLINIDYADVRAIMSKGGVAVMLVGESKQQNKAESVVRECLSNPMLDIDYRGATGSLIHITGGGDLTLQDAEEIATSLTYELDPHADVIWGARVRNDMEGKVRVLAIMTGVQTGKIMGSRVSYKTILEDLEQKKGNPKAPQLPKNRKARDQAAGGTLLEWVG
- a CDS encoding coiled-coil protein, whose protein sequence is MLNELIEKRKKILAESEQHKNRRNELNALASKWARERNALNNQTREYVEEAQKNKELRDKYNAEVQALKEERNRINEEANALFEEIEAYKKEHGGIRNRGLKELQRQIEHLEFRQQTEVFSVDKERELIEKIKQMKEAMREQEAELEQNKEIKAKIARARELRKKASELHAKVTEMAELAQKHHDLMVEFYRKADKSREEADAAHKNFVEAQEAADAEHKHFIACQKELRDYDKVISGLRKKSKKAKVTKEQKAVRKEAEHLFKMFRAGEKLTTDDILLLQRSKLI
- a CDS encoding DUF373 family protein encodes the protein MQEGRTLILSVDRDDDIGFKAHVASPVVGREACLQAANALALADPEDSDINAIFQAISLYDELKNKGEDVEVAIVAGNHMHMIEGDRRIAASLESVIAATGVTNCIVVTDGAEDEFVLPIVQSRLPVSSVRRVIVSQIPNLEGTYYIVKKLLNDPKIARLVLVPLGLAMLLWAVAYILDRPQIATIIVVGAIGIYLLYRGLGIDEVFSGFMTAVRTSLTRGKVSFTTYVAGILLIVVGIIMGLMSLLVYYAEVGILLYLLIFMYGAVLWFALAGIVSSIGIIIDNFFYDRNSLAKVIVFPFFIGAVGLIAYGGCIYAISMNNIPDFPYDPGTALEYIFYGTLGGLLCAFLGIGIQHYLSKYLSAAQKPGAS
- the albA gene encoding DNA-binding protein Alba, with amino-acid sequence MTKDNTVFVGNKPVMNYVLAVVTQFNNGAQEVSIKARGKAISRAVDTAEIALNRFLEGVAKKQITTSTEVIDTDSGKTNVSSIEIVLAANK
- the asd gene encoding aspartate-semialdehyde dehydrogenase; this encodes MIRVGVLGATGAVGQRFVQLLARHPWFEIAALTASERSAGKRYGDVVNWRLDVPFPEEIADIPVRPTDVKNLSDVDLVFSALPAEVAGPVETACAQAGLAVCSNASSHRMDPLVPLVIPEVNPDHLALIDAQRDAGRDGFIVTNPNCSTIIMCLSLAPLRKFGWTDVRVATMQAISGAGFQGVPAMGIYDNVIPFIGAEEQKMETESLKIMGSLDGTSVRPAPFRVSASCHRVPVLDGHTMAVWVDIGETPERVKKAFMEFSPPVSGLPMLPEKPVLLLGEQDRPQPRLDRNRGNGMTVTVGRVREGIRYVALGHNTIRGAAGASVLNAELICKEKYL